A genomic window from Sulfurimonas sp. includes:
- a CDS encoding LTA synthase family protein has translation MEIFKILVKYYAYMIFIFFLGRLLLFIEYFNNFKDSGVDYWLTFIYGLKMDTISASVLLLIPLIVLSFMPKNISRFTDKFLKYYFLIILSILIYIENATFTFLAQYDVRPNYLFVEYLIYPQEVFAMIFADYKLELLIFFVMIVFFIYLFLKYDKNDFSKVYEQSYLKRVLIFITLFMVLFIGARSSFGHRPANISDAMYTSNRMVNEITKNSVYSIAYAIYVSNKHGTNQIKKIYGDMNIKEAFLRVTKRLNINKSDQEVSLLRDEKTHFKSEKPKNLIIFVEESLGYQFVKAVGGEEGITPNFNRLSKEGILFKDLYSNGTRSIRGLAGLSAGNFSIPGKGVLKRNKSQRDYFTIASALKPLGYHTSFIYGGESRFDNMRSWYLGNGFDEILDESEFENPTFKSSWGVCDEDLVVRANKKFKKMYLENQKFASVMFSTSNHAPFECPYEKIDLVDKSNVKSVKNAVKYADYAIGKFIELAKKEDYYKDTVIVVVADHNVRVYGEDIIPIDMFHIPGLILGGDIKPMVYDKISTQPDILATALDLIGVDLSYPIMGQSIFSDKKNSVSLMQFYSYYALRVDDKVAVIRPNKEAVTFAYKDQHLSQTEHDLELEKDALAFILALDYMYDNKLYNNKKENIEKSAKI, from the coding sequence ATGGAAATTTTTAAAATACTAGTTAAGTATTACGCATATATGATTTTTATATTTTTTTTAGGCAGATTACTATTATTTATAGAGTATTTTAACAACTTTAAAGACAGCGGAGTTGATTATTGGCTGACTTTTATTTACGGCTTAAAAATGGATACTATCAGTGCATCTGTTTTACTTTTAATACCTTTAATAGTGTTGTCTTTTATGCCTAAAAATATTAGCAGATTTACAGATAAGTTTCTAAAGTACTACTTCTTGATAATATTATCAATTCTAATCTACATTGAAAATGCTACTTTTACTTTTTTAGCTCAATACGATGTTAGACCAAACTATCTTTTTGTAGAGTATCTGATTTATCCGCAAGAAGTATTTGCTATGATATTTGCTGATTATAAACTTGAACTGCTTATATTTTTTGTTATGATAGTTTTCTTTATATATCTGTTTTTAAAATATGATAAAAATGATTTCTCTAAAGTATATGAACAAAGTTATTTAAAAAGAGTTTTGATTTTTATAACTCTATTTATGGTACTTTTTATAGGTGCAAGGTCATCATTCGGTCACAGACCTGCTAATATCTCAGATGCGATGTATACATCTAACAGAATGGTAAATGAGATAACAAAAAACTCTGTATACAGTATTGCTTATGCAATATATGTAAGTAACAAACATGGAACTAATCAGATTAAAAAAATCTACGGAGACATGAATATTAAAGAAGCTTTTTTAAGAGTTACGAAAAGATTGAATATTAATAAAAGTGATCAGGAAGTTTCACTTTTAAGAGATGAGAAAACTCATTTTAAATCTGAAAAACCTAAAAATTTAATTATATTTGTTGAAGAGAGTTTAGGTTATCAATTTGTTAAAGCAGTTGGCGGGGAAGAAGGGATTACTCCAAATTTTAACAGATTAAGCAAAGAGGGAATCTTGTTTAAAGACCTGTATTCAAACGGAACTAGAAGTATCAGAGGTTTGGCAGGATTAAGTGCAGGTAACTTCTCTATACCCGGAAAAGGTGTTTTAAAGAGGAATAAGTCACAAAGAGACTATTTTACTATAGCATCAGCATTAAAGCCACTTGGTTACCATACATCGTTTATCTATGGAGGAGAGAGCAGATTTGATAATATGCGCAGTTGGTATTTAGGAAACGGTTTTGATGAAATACTAGATGAATCAGAGTTTGAAAACCCTACATTCAAATCATCATGGGGTGTATGTGATGAGGACTTGGTTGTTAGAGCAAATAAAAAATTCAAGAAAATGTATTTAGAAAATCAAAAATTTGCATCGGTGATGTTTTCTACATCTAATCATGCACCTTTTGAATGTCCTTATGAAAAGATAGATTTAGTCGATAAATCAAATGTTAAAAGTGTCAAAAATGCTGTAAAATATGCTGATTATGCAATAGGTAAGTTTATTGAACTTGCAAAAAAAGAAGATTATTATAAAGATACCGTAATAGTGGTAGTCGCTGATCATAATGTAAGGGTATACGGTGAGGATATAATTCCTATAGATATGTTTCATATACCAGGATTGATACTTGGCGGAGATATCAAACCTATGGTTTATGATAAAATTTCAACACAGCCTGATATATTGGCAACGGCACTAGATCTTATAGGAGTAGATTTAAGTTATCCAATTATGGGACAATCTATTTTCAGTGATAAAAAAAATAGTGTCTCACTTATGCAGTTTTATTCATACTATGCCCTTAGGGTAGATGACAAAGTTGCTGTTATAAGACCAAATAAAGAAGCTGTTACTTTTGCATATAAAGATCAACATCTTAGTCAAACAGAACATGATTTAGAATTAGAAAAAGATGCGTTAGCATTTATCTTGGCATTAGATTATATGTATGATAACAAGTTGTATAATAATAAAAAGGAAAACATTGAGAAATCAGCCAAAATATAA